A single window of Flavobacterium aestivum DNA harbors:
- a CDS encoding helix-turn-helix domain-containing protein, which yields MDSQNVFTLINPQNGNLAFKLFYFDDNSHYDHLQRNNYYSLIWVTKGSGKVKADFAEHSFEENSLLAFSPYQPFMLCVEGKIQGVAIHFHPDFYCIHMHQKEVSCNGVLFNNIYQPPFTLIDEKAAETFNMVINQIKEEVQNAALAQYELLISYLKIFLITASRLKAEQQEKIESIPDAKEPFILQNLKTAIEDNFKTKHSAGNYASLLNISPKALAKIAKTYFNKTLTDLIAERIIIEAKRELYLTNKTIKEIAYELGYDDEHYFSRFFKTNADVSPQLYRETVGFGRAEA from the coding sequence ATGGATTCTCAAAATGTTTTTACCTTAATCAATCCGCAAAACGGAAATCTGGCATTCAAATTGTTTTATTTTGATGATAACAGTCATTATGATCATTTGCAACGCAATAATTATTATTCTCTGATATGGGTAACCAAAGGCAGTGGAAAGGTAAAAGCGGACTTTGCCGAACATAGTTTTGAAGAAAATTCATTGTTAGCCTTTTCGCCATATCAGCCATTTATGCTTTGTGTAGAAGGAAAAATTCAAGGTGTGGCAATTCATTTTCATCCTGATTTTTATTGTATTCACATGCATCAAAAAGAGGTTTCTTGTAATGGTGTTTTGTTTAATAATATTTATCAACCGCCATTTACGTTAATTGATGAAAAAGCAGCAGAAACGTTTAATATGGTTATAAATCAAATAAAAGAAGAAGTGCAAAATGCAGCATTGGCACAATATGAATTATTAATCTCCTATCTAAAAATATTTCTAATAACCGCTTCACGATTAAAAGCGGAACAACAAGAGAAAATTGAGTCAATTCCAGATGCAAAAGAACCGTTTATTCTTCAAAACCTAAAAACGGCTATTGAGGATAACTTTAAAACAAAACATTCAGCGGGAAATTATGCAAGCTTACTAAATATATCACCCAAAGCTTTGGCTAAAATAGCCAAGACCTATTTCAACAAAACCTTGACTGATCTTATTGCAGAAAGAATTATTATAGAAGCCAAAAGAGAATTGTATTTGACTAATAAAACGATAAAAGAAATTGCCTATGAGTTAGGGTATGATGACGAGCATTATTTTAGTCGTTTTTTTAAAACCAATGCAGATGTTTCTCCACAACTCTATCGCGAAACTGTAGGTTTTGGTAGGGCAGAAGCTTAA
- a CDS encoding AsmA-like C-terminal region-containing protein, translated as MASINYKTIILKFFKYTGITIVVLLALMFITPLIFSDKIEEQVKKTANERLNGELNYSEAKVSFFTHFPSLTLTLNNFNLNGSAPFQNEKLVSADEIAFGINLSSLIFGNTINIDQIFLSNSLINVKVNKKGEANYNVYIAEKETAPKEEKKETGLKLEEIEINNSKIIYDDQSTNIHIDAIGFNYLGNGDLSKAIFALHSKAKIEKLNIIYENEPYLMNKKVNGDLITKINTNSLSFVFEQNDLLINKLLVDFTGKFDFLKDGYDIDFKIKSDRSNLNDLFTAFPPKYITWLNDTELKGSIDLLLTLKGKYIASQNLAPDLNLDFKLKNGFINYKKSAFPISNLNVDMATKVPSLNPERLLVDARNVSLNIEKNYLKTKLKMNGLTTPDIDMVLNSQIDLEKFNRALGVSDIEFKGMLVSDLKAKGKYDPKKRLFPNANGTLDLKNGFVKTPYYPNAITDINIVSNINNQKGTYDGLSVVLKPAAFTFEGEPFLVQANLKNFDDLMYDIKAKGTLNISKIYRVFSQKGLDVDGSIKADLQLKGIQSYAEKGNYSKLKNKGTLELRNIKVATEYLPKSLLIKEGIFKFNQDKMSFKTFLATYGESDFKMNGYLQNVFNFMSPKNGALRGSFTLNSKYINVDEFMSSTTSVPVTKPTATPNSKPQPTTQETGVILIPSNFDLQFYATAHKINYQGLVLQDGKGAVKMKNGKMLMQNTGFNLIGCAVNMNAAYQGLTLKKAVFEYEIQAQDFDIKRAYKEVKMFKEMASAAENAEGIVSLDYKIKGRLNQQMQPVYPSLIGGGVLSIKDVKIKGMKMFNAVSKTTDREALKNPELSKVDIKTTVKNNIITIERFKFKFAGFRPRIEGTTSLDGKLNIKMRLGLPPLGIIGIPLTVTGNKDNPKVKIGRKGNEIEETQDVD; from the coding sequence ATGGCTTCAATCAATTATAAAACCATCATTTTAAAATTTTTTAAATACACAGGTATAACGATTGTGGTTTTATTGGCACTTATGTTTATTACACCTCTTATTTTCTCTGATAAAATAGAGGAGCAAGTCAAAAAAACAGCTAACGAAAGATTAAATGGAGAACTCAATTATTCGGAGGCCAAAGTTTCCTTTTTTACTCATTTCCCTTCGCTAACGTTGACTTTAAATAATTTTAATCTTAACGGATCGGCACCTTTTCAAAACGAAAAATTAGTTAGTGCAGATGAGATTGCTTTTGGAATCAATCTAAGCAGTCTTATTTTTGGAAACACTATAAATATTGATCAAATTTTCCTGTCTAATTCATTGATTAATGTAAAAGTCAACAAAAAAGGAGAAGCCAATTATAATGTCTATATCGCCGAGAAGGAAACTGCTCCAAAAGAAGAAAAAAAAGAGACAGGATTAAAATTAGAAGAGATTGAAATCAATAACAGTAAAATCATTTATGATGACCAGTCTACCAATATTCATATAGATGCAATCGGATTCAATTATTTAGGGAATGGGGATTTGAGCAAAGCAATATTTGCATTGCACTCGAAAGCAAAAATCGAAAAACTAAATATCATTTATGAAAATGAACCTTACTTGATGAATAAAAAAGTAAACGGGGATTTGATAACTAAAATAAACACTAATTCATTATCATTTGTTTTTGAACAAAATGACTTGTTGATTAATAAATTGCTGGTTGATTTCACCGGTAAATTTGATTTTTTAAAAGATGGATATGACATCGATTTTAAAATAAAATCAGACAGAAGTAATCTGAATGATCTCTTTACCGCTTTTCCTCCTAAATATATAACTTGGCTTAATGATACGGAATTAAAAGGAAGTATTGATTTGTTGCTTACCCTTAAAGGGAAATACATTGCATCCCAAAATTTAGCACCAGATTTGAATTTGGATTTTAAATTAAAAAATGGATTTATAAATTATAAAAAAAGTGCTTTTCCAATATCGAATTTAAATGTTGATATGGCTACAAAAGTACCATCATTAAATCCTGAACGTTTATTGGTCGATGCCAGAAATGTATCTTTGAATATTGAGAAAAATTACCTTAAGACCAAATTGAAAATGAATGGATTGACAACTCCTGATATTGATATGGTTCTTAACTCTCAAATTGATTTGGAGAAATTTAATCGCGCACTTGGAGTTTCAGATATTGAGTTTAAAGGAATGCTAGTTAGCGATTTAAAAGCTAAAGGAAAATACGATCCCAAAAAGAGACTTTTTCCAAATGCAAATGGAACTTTAGATTTAAAGAATGGATTTGTAAAAACACCATATTATCCAAATGCGATAACTGATATTAATATTGTTTCTAATATAAACAATCAAAAAGGGACGTATGATGGGCTTTCGGTAGTATTGAAACCAGCAGCATTTACCTTTGAAGGAGAACCATTTTTAGTGCAAGCTAATTTGAAAAATTTTGATGATTTGATGTATGATATCAAAGCAAAAGGAACATTGAACATTAGTAAAATCTACAGAGTTTTTTCTCAAAAAGGATTAGATGTAGATGGTTCTATTAAAGCAGATTTGCAATTGAAGGGAATTCAAAGTTATGCTGAAAAAGGAAACTACAGTAAGCTGAAAAATAAAGGAACTTTAGAGCTTAGAAATATAAAAGTTGCTACTGAGTATCTGCCAAAATCATTACTTATAAAAGAAGGAATCTTTAAATTCAATCAGGATAAAATGTCTTTCAAAACATTCCTGGCTACTTATGGCGAGTCTGATTTTAAAATGAATGGTTATTTGCAAAATGTTTTCAATTTTATGTCTCCTAAAAATGGAGCCTTAAGAGGATCATTTACTTTAAATTCAAAATACATCAACGTAGATGAGTTCATGTCTAGTACAACTAGCGTTCCGGTTACTAAGCCAACTGCTACCCCAAATAGTAAGCCACAACCCACTACTCAGGAAACAGGAGTAATTCTTATACCGTCAAATTTTGATTTACAATTTTATGCTACAGCACACAAAATAAATTATCAAGGACTTGTTTTGCAAGACGGAAAAGGTGCTGTAAAAATGAAAAACGGAAAAATGTTAATGCAAAATACAGGATTCAATCTTATAGGTTGTGCAGTAAACATGAATGCCGCTTATCAAGGACTAACTCTTAAAAAAGCAGTTTTTGAATACGAAATACAAGCCCAGGATTTTGATATAAAAAGGGCTTACAAAGAAGTAAAAATGTTTAAAGAAATGGCCAGTGCAGCAGAAAATGCAGAGGGTATTGTTTCATTAGATTATAAAATAAAAGGAAGGCTTAATCAGCAAATGCAACCGGTTTATCCTTCTTTGATAGGAGGAGGTGTATTGTCTATAAAAGATGTAAAAATAAAAGGAATGAAAATGTTTAATGCGGTGAGTAAAACTACAGACCGTGAGGCGCTTAAAAATCCTGAACTTTCTAAAGTAGATATCAAGACAACGGTAAAAAATAATATCATAACCATTGAAAGATTTAAATTTAAATTTGCAGGTTTCAGACCAAGAATAGAAGGAACAACTAGCCTGGATGGTAAACTAAATATAAAAATGAGATTAGGTTTACCGCCGTTGGGAATTATTGGAATTCCGCTAACAGTAACTGGAAATAAAGACAATCCAAAAGTTAAAATTGGTCGAAAAGGTAATGAAATTGAGGAAACTCAAGATGTAGATTAA
- a CDS encoding nuclear transport factor 2 family protein: METQRHPLPPFTMETALLKVQAAEDAWNTKDPEKVALAYTIDTEWRNRTEFINGREEVKQFLTRKWEKERNYKLKKELWGFRENRMAVRFEYEWQDHSGQWFRSYGNELWEFDENGYMQKRFASINDLQINETDRKL, encoded by the coding sequence ATGGAAACACAGAGACATCCTTTACCACCATTTACAATGGAAACCGCACTTCTAAAAGTACAAGCTGCAGAAGATGCATGGAATACTAAAGATCCTGAAAAAGTTGCACTTGCTTACACTATTGATACGGAATGGAGAAACCGAACGGAATTCATTAACGGGAGAGAAGAAGTAAAACAATTTTTGACTCGAAAATGGGAAAAAGAACGAAACTACAAACTTAAAAAAGAATTATGGGGTTTTCGTGAAAACAGAATGGCGGTTCGATTTGAATATGAATGGCAGGATCATTCTGGGCAGTGGTTTCGCAGTTATGGCAATGAACTATGGGAATTTGATGAAAATGGCTATATGCAAAAAAGATTTGCCAGTATCAATGATCTGCAGATCAATGAAACCGATCGTAAATTATAA
- a CDS encoding hydrolase/aminopeptidase produces the protein MRKIVLLTIFFAALACQKKDNSEKTTFVKDEHSFSKPNLAVAKHLDLDIKVDFDTQSISGKASWTIDNVSKGNEIIFDENTLNITKVTLGDDEKETKFELGTEVKFHGKPLHITIEPNTTKVNIYYNTTKDAVALQWLTPQQTADKKKPFLFSQGESIWSRTWIPCQDSPGIRFTYSAKVTVPKDLMAVMSAVNPQQKNDTGVYTFKQDKAIPSYLMAIAVGDIKFKAIDDRTGVYAEPSLLEKSAWEFAELGKMVNEAEKLYGPYRWGRYDVLVLPPSFPYGGMENPNLTFLTPGVIAGDRSLTSLLAHELGHSWSGNLVTNATWDDIWLNEGFTTYVEHRIGEAIFGEKEAKMQGVLSRKVLNDNIAEFGNTNPDTRLKVNTTGKNPDDAINEIPYVKGYDFLKVIEQAVGRAKFDVFIKNYFDAHAFQSITTEDFVSYLNENLIKNDKALADKIKAEEWIYKPGIPSNITSVISEDFNVIDSIQKSWRKTGVKGLSQKIKSTNEKQHFIDYLPEDITIKEMAEIDAEFNFTKGGNFVIKRQWFVPAIRHHYTVAYPAIEQFMIATSRTGSLATLYKEMVKTPEGKVWARQIFNKAKPGYHLTTVQDIQGLLK, from the coding sequence ATGAGAAAAATAGTACTATTAACAATCTTTTTTGCTGCTTTGGCTTGTCAGAAAAAAGATAATTCCGAAAAAACCACATTCGTTAAAGACGAGCATTCCTTTTCTAAGCCAAATCTGGCTGTTGCCAAACATTTAGATCTTGATATTAAAGTTGATTTTGATACACAATCTATTTCTGGGAAAGCATCATGGACTATTGACAATGTTAGTAAAGGCAACGAAATTATTTTTGATGAAAACACACTAAACATTACCAAAGTTACTTTGGGTGATGATGAAAAAGAAACAAAATTTGAATTAGGTACAGAAGTTAAATTTCACGGAAAACCACTTCATATCACGATTGAACCTAATACTACTAAAGTCAATATTTATTACAATACAACCAAAGATGCTGTTGCATTGCAATGGTTGACACCACAACAAACTGCAGATAAGAAGAAGCCATTTCTTTTTTCACAAGGAGAGAGTATATGGTCACGTACTTGGATTCCGTGTCAAGATTCTCCAGGAATTCGATTTACATATTCTGCGAAAGTTACTGTTCCTAAAGATTTAATGGCAGTAATGAGTGCAGTTAATCCGCAACAAAAAAACGACACAGGAGTTTATACTTTCAAACAAGACAAAGCGATTCCTTCATATTTAATGGCGATTGCTGTTGGAGATATTAAATTTAAAGCTATAGATGATCGTACCGGTGTTTATGCTGAGCCATCTTTACTTGAAAAATCAGCTTGGGAATTTGCCGAATTGGGTAAAATGGTTAATGAAGCAGAAAAATTATATGGCCCTTACCGTTGGGGAAGATATGACGTACTGGTTCTTCCGCCAAGTTTTCCTTATGGAGGTATGGAAAATCCAAATCTAACATTCCTTACTCCTGGAGTAATTGCAGGAGACCGTTCGTTGACTAGTTTATTAGCACATGAATTAGGTCATAGCTGGAGCGGAAATTTAGTTACCAATGCTACTTGGGATGATATATGGTTGAATGAAGGGTTTACAACTTACGTTGAACATCGTATTGGCGAAGCTATTTTTGGTGAGAAAGAAGCAAAAATGCAAGGTGTTTTAAGTCGTAAAGTTTTGAACGATAATATAGCAGAATTTGGAAATACAAACCCGGATACCCGTTTGAAAGTAAATACAACAGGGAAAAACCCAGATGATGCAATAAACGAAATTCCGTATGTGAAAGGGTATGATTTCTTAAAGGTAATTGAACAGGCGGTTGGGCGTGCTAAGTTTGATGTGTTCATTAAGAATTATTTTGATGCTCATGCTTTTCAATCCATTACAACAGAAGATTTTGTAAGCTATCTGAACGAAAACCTGATAAAAAATGATAAAGCTCTAGCTGATAAAATAAAAGCTGAGGAATGGATCTACAAACCAGGAATACCATCAAATATTACATCTGTTATTTCAGAAGATTTTAATGTAATAGACAGTATTCAGAAAAGCTGGAGAAAAACAGGTGTAAAAGGATTGAGTCAGAAAATAAAGTCTACAAATGAGAAACAGCATTTTATAGATTATCTTCCAGAAGATATTACCATAAAGGAAATGGCTGAAATTGATGCTGAGTTTAACTTTACAAAAGGTGGGAACTTCGTGATCAAACGCCAATGGTTTGTGCCTGCAATTCGTCATCACTATACTGTGGCATATCCTGCAATAGAACAATTCATGATTGCAACCAGTAGAACAGGATCGTTAGCGACACTTTATAAAGAAATGGTAAAAACACCCGAAGGAAAAGTTTGGGCAAGGCAGATCTTTAATAAAGCAAAACCAGGTTATCATTTAACAACTGTTCAAGACATTCAAGGTCTGTTAAAATAA
- a CDS encoding carboxymuconolactone decarboxylase family protein: MTRLKALSPEEVTGKTKELFNAVQGKLGSVPNMMRTMGNSPAVLEGYLNFSGALSHGTLGAKTGELLALSISESNSCGYCLAAHTFIGENLAKIDKSVLQAARTGNASDSKTTVALQFAKTLVNKNGLVNDEDVNAVKNAGFSDGEIGEIVAHVALNILTNYFNNTANTEIDFPKVPSLELEINK, from the coding sequence ATGACACGATTAAAAGCATTATCACCAGAAGAAGTAACAGGAAAAACTAAAGAGTTATTCAACGCTGTGCAAGGCAAATTAGGTTCAGTTCCTAACATGATGAGAACGATGGGAAACTCTCCAGCAGTATTAGAAGGTTATCTGAATTTTAGTGGTGCATTAAGTCACGGTACACTTGGTGCGAAAACAGGCGAGTTACTTGCTTTGTCTATTTCAGAAAGTAATTCATGCGGTTATTGTTTGGCAGCACATACCTTTATAGGAGAAAATTTAGCCAAAATTGATAAATCAGTTTTGCAAGCTGCTAGAACAGGAAATGCATCAGACTCAAAAACAACTGTTGCTCTACAATTTGCAAAAACGTTGGTAAACAAAAACGGATTGGTAAATGACGAGGATGTAAATGCTGTTAAAAACGCTGGATTTTCAGATGGAGAAATCGGTGAAATTGTTGCACATGTGGCTTTGAATATTCTAACGAACTATTTCAATAATACTGCAAATACCGAAATTGATTTTCCAAAAGTACCTAGCTTAGAATTAGAAATTAATAAGTAA
- a CDS encoding glycosyltransferase yields MNKIQKLLIIGFVWPEPNSSAAGGRMLQLISLFKNQGFEITFASPAQDSDFMIDLKEWGVEKESIALNCSSFDIYIKELNPSVVLFDRFMMEEQFGWRVIENCPNALRVLDTEDLHCLRLARQKAFKENRPFSTSDLLVQDVAKREIASILRCDLSLMISEFEMDLLNTVFKIDSSLLHYLPFLLEPISSATFEKLSTFEERKDFIFIGNFLHEPNWNAIQYLKETIWPLLRKQLPDANLHIYGAYPSQKVMQLHQPKNGFHIMGRAINAQEVVQNARVVLAPLRFGAGIKGKLIEAMQCGTPSVTTSIGAESMHGNLPWNGFVTDDAHEFTKAAVQLYQDKELWKVAQQNGIAIINHRYSKELFKDNFISRILFLLANLQQHRLNNFMGSLLQHHTLNSTKYMSRWIEAKNKN; encoded by the coding sequence ATGAATAAAATTCAAAAGCTTTTAATAATTGGTTTCGTATGGCCAGAACCAAATTCTTCTGCCGCAGGTGGTAGAATGCTACAGTTGATTTCTCTTTTTAAAAATCAAGGCTTTGAAATCACCTTTGCGAGTCCTGCCCAAGACAGTGATTTTATGATTGATTTAAAAGAATGGGGAGTTGAAAAAGAATCTATTGCTTTGAATTGTTCTAGTTTTGATATTTATATAAAGGAATTAAATCCCTCTGTAGTTTTATTTGATCGGTTCATGATGGAAGAACAATTCGGGTGGCGTGTTATCGAAAATTGTCCTAATGCTTTACGGGTTTTAGACACCGAAGATTTGCATTGTTTACGATTAGCCCGTCAAAAAGCTTTTAAAGAAAACAGACCATTTAGCACTTCTGACTTACTTGTTCAAGATGTAGCCAAAAGAGAAATCGCCAGTATTTTGAGATGTGATTTATCCTTAATGATTTCTGAATTTGAAATGGACTTATTGAATACTGTTTTTAAAATAGATAGTAGTTTATTGCATTATTTACCTTTTTTATTAGAACCCATTTCATCCGCAACTTTTGAGAAACTCTCAACATTTGAGGAAAGAAAAGATTTTATTTTTATTGGTAATTTTCTTCATGAACCCAATTGGAATGCCATTCAATATTTAAAAGAAACTATTTGGCCTCTACTAAGAAAACAATTACCTGATGCCAATTTGCATATTTATGGAGCATATCCTTCGCAAAAAGTAATGCAATTGCATCAGCCTAAAAATGGATTTCACATTATGGGGCGTGCGATTAATGCGCAGGAAGTAGTACAGAATGCCCGAGTAGTTTTGGCTCCTTTACGATTCGGAGCAGGGATAAAAGGAAAGCTGATTGAAGCCATGCAATGCGGAACTCCAAGTGTTACAACAAGTATTGGCGCAGAATCTATGCATGGTAATTTACCTTGGAATGGATTTGTAACTGATGATGCACATGAATTCACAAAAGCTGCCGTACAATTGTATCAAGACAAAGAGCTTTGGAAAGTTGCACAACAAAACGGAATTGCCATTATTAATCATCGTTATTCTAAAGAGTTGTTTAAAGATAACTTCATTTCTAGAATCTTATTTTTACTTGCAAATTTGCAGCAACACCGTTTAAATAATTTCATGGGTTCTTTGCTGCAACATCACACTTTGAATAGTACAAAATACATGTCGAGATGGATTGAAGCTAAGAATAAAAATTAA
- a CDS encoding tRNA-(ms[2]io[6]A)-hydroxylase — MLGLKLATDPRWVNIVETNIEEILTDHAWCEQKAASNAISLITYNSELEELVTELLVIAKEELDHLQLVHNLIKSRGLTLGRERKDHYVNELFKFMKKDGSRKDALVDRLLFSAMIEARSCERFKVLSENIKDPELAKFYRDLMISEAGHYTTFLGFAKKYTDNFDVDKRWKEWIEFETSIIVNYGKNETVHG, encoded by the coding sequence ATGCTTGGATTAAAATTAGCTACCGACCCTCGTTGGGTAAATATAGTAGAAACCAATATTGAAGAAATATTGACAGATCACGCTTGGTGTGAACAAAAAGCAGCTTCGAACGCAATTAGTCTTATTACTTACAATTCTGAGTTGGAGGAATTAGTAACGGAACTATTGGTAATTGCAAAGGAAGAGTTAGATCATTTGCAATTGGTACATAATTTGATAAAGAGTAGAGGGTTGACATTGGGTAGGGAACGCAAAGATCACTATGTTAATGAGCTTTTCAAATTCATGAAAAAAGACGGCAGCCGTAAAGATGCTTTGGTTGATCGATTGTTGTTTTCGGCAATGATAGAAGCTAGAAGCTGTGAGCGATTTAAAGTGTTATCCGAAAATATAAAAGACCCGGAATTAGCTAAATTTTATAGAGATCTTATGATTTCAGAAGCGGGACATTATACTACTTTCCTAGGATTTGCGAAAAAGTATACAGACAATTTTGACGTAGATAAACGTTGGAAAGAATGGATCGAGTTCGAAACCTCGATTATTGTAAACTATGGAAAAAATGAAACCGTACATGGTTAA